In the Candidatus Electrothrix rattekaaiensis genome, one interval contains:
- a CDS encoding ABC transporter ATP-binding protein, translating into MSSDSGFLQIIDVYKAYNGKVILDNIDLQVSRGEFCTVVGPSGCGKSTLLRLIIGAEVPTAGRILLEQQSVGPPDIHRGIVFQKYSLFPHLTVLDNVSLGLRLGGRPGSKEMSRKEIYAEAGAMLEKIRLADHGNKYPHELSGGMQQRVAIGQSLIMKPKILVMDEPFGALDPDTREDMQLFLVELWEQELMTVFFVTHDLEEAAFLGTRLLVLSQYYVDDRGNGRHVNRGAKITADYQPPATVSSTAVKQTKEFTELIDCIRREGFDPDFLQHAHTFNLKHPDSLQTLTREESSQAG; encoded by the coding sequence ATGAGTTCTGATTCCGGTTTTCTCCAGATTATCGATGTGTACAAGGCGTATAACGGCAAGGTTATCCTGGATAATATTGATCTCCAGGTCAGCAGGGGAGAATTCTGCACAGTGGTCGGTCCCAGCGGTTGCGGAAAATCAACCCTGCTGCGGCTGATCATCGGGGCCGAGGTGCCCACAGCGGGCCGAATCCTGCTCGAACAGCAAAGCGTGGGCCCGCCCGACATCCATCGGGGGATTGTTTTTCAGAAATATTCCCTTTTTCCCCACCTGACCGTGCTGGATAACGTCAGTCTGGGCCTGCGGCTCGGCGGACGACCGGGTTCAAAGGAGATGTCACGCAAAGAGATTTATGCGGAAGCAGGGGCGATGCTGGAGAAGATCCGGCTAGCCGATCATGGCAATAAATATCCCCACGAGCTGTCAGGCGGGATGCAGCAACGGGTGGCTATCGGGCAGTCCCTCATCATGAAACCGAAAATTCTGGTCATGGACGAACCCTTTGGTGCTCTTGATCCTGACACCAGAGAGGATATGCAACTGTTTCTGGTGGAACTCTGGGAGCAGGAACTGATGACCGTCTTTTTTGTCACCCATGATCTGGAAGAAGCCGCATTTCTCGGAACCCGACTTCTTGTTCTGTCTCAGTATTATGTTGATGATCGGGGAAACGGTAGGCATGTCAATCGAGGGGCGAAAATCACGGCGGATTATCAGCCGCCCGCCACCGTGAGTAGCACTGCGGTGAAACAGACTAAGGAATTCACCGAGCTGATTGATTGCATACGCAGAGAAGGTTTTGATCCTGATTTTCTTCAGCATGCTCATACGTTCAATCTGAAGCATCCTGATTCGTTACAGACTTTGACCAGAGAGGAGAGTTCTCAAGCAGGATGA
- a CDS encoding ABC transporter permease subunit, protein MDKSPEQPTRKQPRFFGIHARPGKAFSIVLAVLPFAVLLIVYLTASEIRHRENEADKLLPRISHMTAAVKHMAFEKNRRTGKYLMLNDTIASMKRLLIGTGLAALTALLFGLNIGLFPGINAALNPFITFIAMIPPLSVLPILFISFGVDEAAKIVLIFIGIFPLITRDIRLAVHKLPHEQLTKAVTLGASQFQLAYRIILPQIMPRLLEAVRLSLGSAWLFLIAAEAIAASSGLGYRIFLVRRYLAMDVILPYVLWITFLGFVMDWLLRHIMRFFYPWYTAVGGNK, encoded by the coding sequence GTGGACAAGTCACCGGAACAACCGACACGAAAACAGCCCCGTTTTTTCGGGATTCACGCCCGGCCGGGCAAGGCGTTCAGCATCGTGCTGGCAGTCCTGCCCTTTGCTGTGCTGCTGATTGTCTACCTGACTGCTTCGGAAATCCGGCATAGAGAGAATGAAGCGGATAAACTCCTGCCGAGGATTTCTCATATGACCGCTGCGGTCAAGCATATGGCCTTTGAGAAGAATCGACGGACAGGCAAGTACCTGATGCTGAACGATACCATTGCCAGTATGAAACGTTTGCTGATCGGGACCGGGCTTGCCGCTCTGACAGCCCTCCTGTTTGGTCTCAATATCGGCCTGTTTCCGGGTATCAATGCTGCCCTGAACCCGTTTATCACCTTTATCGCTATGATTCCGCCGCTGTCTGTGCTGCCTATCCTGTTTATCAGCTTTGGTGTGGATGAAGCGGCAAAGATCGTACTGATTTTTATCGGGATTTTTCCCTTGATCACCAGAGATATCCGGCTGGCTGTCCATAAACTCCCCCATGAACAGCTGACCAAGGCTGTCACCCTGGGTGCCTCGCAGTTTCAGCTTGCCTATCGGATTATTCTGCCCCAGATTATGCCCAGACTGCTTGAGGCGGTTCGGCTTTCCCTGGGTTCGGCTTGGCTCTTTCTTATTGCGGCCGAGGCTATTGCGGCCAGCAGCGGCTTGGGATATCGGATCTTTTTGGTGCGCCGCTATCTGGCAATGGATGTTATCTTACCCTATGTGTTGTGGATAACCTTTCTGGGTTTTGTGATGGACTGGCTGCTTCGTCATATAATGCGCTTTTTTTATCCCTGGTATACTGCCGTCGGAGGCAATAAATGA
- a CDS encoding methyltransferase — protein MPLTDDTLFNGRLVCRQHRDGYRFSLDAVLLAHFCRPASRDNVLDLGTGCGVISLVLCYRHPDIQITGLELQPALAELAHSNVQANRLEDRFTVQQGDLRRIKKELRAETYELVLSNPPYHKVGCGRISQEDECALARHELAADPDSVIAAAAYAVKNRGTVVCIYPAERLATVIAAMMKKHLVPKRIQPVYSYPEDDRARLVMIEAMKNGGEGLCLLPPLYIYQCPDGPYSEKVAAMYAG, from the coding sequence ATGCCTCTGACCGACGACACCCTGTTCAACGGACGCCTTGTCTGTCGTCAGCACCGGGACGGCTACCGTTTTTCCCTGGATGCGGTACTGTTGGCCCATTTCTGCCGACCTGCTTCCAGGGATAATGTGCTGGATCTGGGCACAGGTTGCGGGGTAATCAGCCTTGTCCTCTGCTATCGTCATCCAGATATCCAGATTACCGGTCTGGAATTACAACCAGCTCTGGCCGAGCTTGCCCACAGCAATGTCCAGGCCAATAGACTTGAAGATCGTTTCACTGTGCAACAGGGTGACCTACGCAGGATCAAGAAGGAGCTTCGAGCAGAGACCTACGAGCTGGTACTCAGCAATCCCCCGTATCATAAGGTCGGGTGTGGGCGTATCAGCCAGGAAGATGAATGCGCCCTTGCTCGTCACGAGCTGGCCGCTGATCCAGACTCGGTGATCGCGGCAGCAGCCTATGCCGTTAAAAACCGAGGCACAGTGGTCTGCATCTACCCGGCGGAACGGCTTGCCACAGTAATTGCCGCCATGATGAAAAAACACCTAGTTCCCAAGCGAATCCAGCCGGTGTATAGCTATCCGGAAGATGACCGGGCACGGCTAGTCATGATTGAAGCGATGAAAAATGGCGGAGAAGGTCTGTGCCTGTTGCCGCCGCTGTATATCTATCAATGCCCTGATGGCCCCTATTCAGAGAAAGTTGCAGCGATGTATGCGGGGTGA
- a CDS encoding DUF1015 domain-containing protein → MAVVAPFRGVRYNPEKIERLEDVVTPPYDVISTDDEKKLLQKNPYSMINLDLRNISQGTTEDDGRYEQARERFQSWQDENVLIRDEQPAIYLYYIDYNHPSGKRLTRKGIVSLVGLAKFTEGIVKPHEKTFAGVISDRVQLMETCKAQFSQIFSIYADQKQEIISRLEKVREAEPMLRLDDQNANTHTLWRVTDKEALAYVHHFFTDKPVYIADGHHRYTTALECRRRALANDPDLPADHPCHYIMMYLCACEDPGLSVLPTHRLVRWPGRMTGDQLQERMQQGMTVTEVTQGGRETLIAEVLNRMNEADNSGGLPAFGVYHPGEDRAFLLRMQDETISRSPSLVDKPEVLQKLDVVVLSDLLIRDYLGLSHDQCVGEGLVSYLSDSDVALDEAVKESVLQDTHTPLLFLLNPTKVEQVLKVADSDNIMPHKSTYFYPKIMTGLLLNKLNDEEHIQLLGTAA, encoded by the coding sequence ATGGCTGTTGTTGCCCCGTTTCGTGGCGTGCGTTACAACCCGGAAAAAATTGAACGGCTGGAAGACGTTGTTACCCCGCCGTATGATGTTATTTCCACTGACGACGAGAAAAAACTGCTGCAAAAAAACCCCTATTCCATGATCAATCTGGATCTGCGCAATATTTCGCAGGGAACAACCGAGGATGACGGGCGTTACGAGCAGGCTCGGGAGCGGTTTCAGTCCTGGCAGGACGAAAACGTGCTTATCCGGGATGAACAGCCAGCCATCTATCTCTACTATATCGACTATAACCATCCCAGTGGCAAGCGTCTGACCCGCAAGGGCATTGTCAGTCTGGTCGGGCTGGCAAAATTTACCGAAGGCATTGTCAAGCCCCATGAAAAGACCTTTGCCGGGGTGATCAGCGACCGCGTGCAACTCATGGAGACCTGCAAGGCCCAGTTCAGTCAAATTTTTTCTATCTATGCCGATCAGAAGCAGGAAATCATAAGTCGGCTGGAAAAGGTTCGGGAAGCAGAACCCATGCTGCGGCTTGATGATCAGAATGCCAATACCCATACCCTCTGGCGGGTGACGGATAAAGAGGCCCTGGCCTATGTTCACCATTTTTTTACAGACAAGCCGGTGTATATCGCGGACGGGCACCACCGCTATACCACCGCCTTGGAATGCCGCAGACGGGCCTTGGCTAACGATCCCGATCTGCCTGCGGATCATCCCTGTCATTATATTATGATGTATCTTTGCGCCTGTGAAGATCCCGGCTTATCCGTTCTTCCCACCCACCGGCTGGTCCGCTGGCCCGGCCGCATGACAGGGGATCAACTCCAGGAACGGATGCAGCAGGGCATGACCGTGACTGAAGTCACGCAGGGTGGTCGTGAAACCCTGATCGCCGAAGTGCTGAACAGAATGAACGAGGCCGACAACAGCGGCGGCCTGCCTGCCTTTGGCGTCTACCATCCCGGTGAAGACCGAGCCTTTCTCCTACGTATGCAGGATGAGACGATCTCCCGCTCGCCTTCACTGGTTGACAAACCCGAGGTTTTGCAGAAGCTTGATGTGGTTGTTCTCTCGGACCTGCTCATCCGGGATTATCTTGGTCTGAGCCATGATCAATGCGTGGGTGAAGGACTGGTCAGCTACCTGAGCGACTCGGACGTGGCCCTAGACGAAGCGGTTAAAGAAAGCGTGCTTCAGGATACCCATACCCCTCTACTCTTCCTGCTCAATCCAACTAAGGTAGAACAGGTGCTCAAGGTGGCGGACAGCGATAATATCATGCCCCATAAATCGACCTATTTCTATCCTAAAATCATGACCGGCCTGCTCCTGAATAAGCTGAACGACGAAGAGCATATCCAGCTTCTCGGGACAGCGGCCTGA
- a CDS encoding putative urea ABC transporter substrate-binding protein: MKHQSPVVRLIAAVALFAVLFCISSLQAAEKKEKFDVAWSHYAGWEPWGYAQQSSILKKWADKYNVEIELTLVNDYIESINLYTTGKFDACTMANMDALTIPAVGGIDSTALIVGDFSNGNDGIIMKKGAKVTDLKGRAITLVELSVSHYLLARALDMNGMSEQDVKLINTSDADIAALFTADPKGAAVTWNPPLMQALRAPGSALVFDSSNIPGEIIDLMVVRTDAPETLKKALAGAWYETMAILETDGPKKEEAIASMAEASGGTVDEFKQQLATTAMFYKATDAAAFTASAKPKQTMEKVRQFSYAKGLYGESAPSVDIVGIAFDDGSVLGDKKNIKLRFTAKYMQ; the protein is encoded by the coding sequence ATGAAACATCAGTCACCAGTCGTACGGCTTATAGCCGCTGTTGCCCTTTTTGCAGTGCTTTTCTGCATTTCCTCGCTTCAGGCCGCGGAGAAGAAAGAAAAATTTGATGTTGCTTGGTCGCATTACGCTGGTTGGGAGCCTTGGGGATATGCCCAGCAGAGCAGTATTCTCAAGAAATGGGCGGATAAGTATAATGTTGAGATTGAGTTGACCTTGGTCAATGATTATATTGAGTCTATCAATCTCTATACCACAGGGAAATTTGATGCCTGCACTATGGCCAATATGGATGCTCTGACCATTCCCGCTGTGGGAGGCATCGACTCGACCGCCCTGATTGTTGGTGATTTTTCCAACGGCAACGATGGCATTATCATGAAAAAGGGTGCAAAGGTAACAGACCTGAAAGGCAGGGCAATCACGCTGGTGGAACTATCCGTGTCCCATTACCTACTGGCAAGGGCACTGGATATGAACGGGATGAGCGAACAGGATGTCAAACTGATCAATACCAGCGATGCGGATATCGCAGCTCTTTTCACTGCTGATCCCAAAGGTGCTGCCGTCACTTGGAACCCGCCCCTGATGCAGGCCCTGCGGGCACCCGGATCGGCACTGGTCTTTGATTCCTCAAATATTCCCGGTGAAATTATTGACCTGATGGTTGTACGAACCGATGCCCCGGAAACCCTGAAGAAGGCTCTGGCCGGTGCATGGTACGAAACTATGGCGATTTTGGAGACAGACGGCCCCAAGAAAGAAGAGGCTATTGCCTCTATGGCCGAGGCATCCGGTGGCACGGTTGACGAATTCAAGCAGCAGCTCGCCACAACAGCAATGTTTTACAAGGCTACGGATGCTGCCGCCTTTACCGCATCAGCAAAACCGAAACAGACTATGGAGAAGGTTCGCCAGTTTTCTTATGCAAAAGGTTTGTACGGCGAGTCTGCGCCTTCGGTGGATATCGTAGGTATCGCCTTTGATGACGGCTCTGTGCTGGGCGATAAAAAGAACATCAAACTCCGTTTTACGGCAAAGTATATGCAGTAG
- a CDS encoding Fic family protein, with protein sequence MKRIDKKSLNNAYRLFETGDIDHIVIGTTKGLQQIHHYLSKGLQQIHHYLFNDLYDFAGKIRTNNRAKGNFRFANSLYLKEILVKIEQMPEETFEEIIAKYVEMNIAHPFMEGSGRAMRIWLDMILKKRLKKVVNWQFADKILYLQAMERSPVNDLEIRILLSANLTDKINNREIIFKGIEQSYYYEGYGE encoded by the coding sequence ATGAAACGTATTGATAAAAAAAGTTTAAATAACGCTTATCGTTTATTTGAAACTGGGGATATTGATCACATTGTAATTGGTACAACAAAAGGCCTGCAACAAATACATCATTATCTCTCAAAAGGCCTGCAACAAATACATCATTATCTCTTTAATGACCTGTATGATTTTGCTGGGAAAATACGCACAAACAATAGAGCAAAAGGAAATTTCAGATTTGCCAACTCTTTGTACTTGAAAGAAATTTTAGTAAAGATTGAGCAAATGCCAGAAGAAACCTTCGAAGAAATCATAGCCAAATATGTGGAGATGAATATCGCCCATCCTTTCATGGAAGGAAGTGGAAGAGCTATGCGTATATGGTTGGATATGATTTTGAAAAAAAGACTGAAAAAAGTAGTCAACTGGCAGTTTGCAGATAAAATACTTTATTTGCAAGCAATGGAAAGAAGTCCGGTCAATGATTTGGAAATCAGGATCCTCCTGTCAGCAAACCTAACGGATAAAATTAACAACCGGGAAATTATTTTTAAAGGGATAGAGCAATCCTATTATTATGAAGGGTACGGCGAGTGA
- a CDS encoding porin family protein, protein MKKILSAAAMSALIFTANQGLAGNMKIMPPSLGVDCPADCQDQIDQLNSSQARQDEQLGALEESQIRQDQAIEANAADIQTNLQEIAKLKTQEKHNPWYIKATAQLTWMGSMDLDKESYGYKADTDTGYGFGFSAGRQFGNLRIEGELAGRTSDIKDDGLSDVTISTAMLNGFYGVPVYGPFSVYGTAGAGTAKVEMAFADGVDDSEVTFAYKAGAGMAMDVAQNMAVDLGYEYLRTGDVEFGRNHDLLRADDLKSSAINASVRYSF, encoded by the coding sequence ATGAAAAAAATATTGAGCGCAGCGGCAATGTCAGCCCTGATATTCACAGCAAATCAAGGACTTGCTGGTAACATGAAAATTATGCCGCCTTCCTTGGGCGTGGACTGCCCGGCTGACTGCCAGGATCAGATTGACCAGCTCAACTCCAGTCAGGCGCGTCAGGACGAACAGCTTGGAGCATTGGAGGAGAGTCAGATCCGCCAGGATCAGGCCATAGAGGCCAATGCCGCAGATATCCAAACTAATCTTCAAGAGATTGCAAAGCTGAAAACCCAGGAAAAACATAATCCTTGGTATATTAAAGCCACAGCCCAGCTGACTTGGATGGGTTCAATGGATCTAGACAAGGAGTCTTACGGCTACAAAGCAGATACAGATACCGGATATGGTTTTGGCTTCTCAGCAGGACGACAATTTGGCAATCTTCGCATTGAAGGAGAGCTTGCTGGGCGAACCTCTGACATCAAAGACGATGGACTTTCCGATGTGACCATCAGCACAGCCATGCTGAACGGTTTTTACGGTGTCCCTGTCTACGGCCCCTTTTCTGTTTACGGGACCGCAGGTGCAGGTACAGCCAAGGTGGAAATGGCTTTTGCCGATGGCGTCGACGACAGCGAGGTAACCTTTGCGTACAAGGCCGGAGCCGGTATGGCTATGGACGTTGCACAGAATATGGCTGTGGATCTGGGCTATGAATATCTACGCACCGGTGATGTGGAATTCGGACGGAACCACGATCTCCTACGAGCTGATGACCTGAAAAGTAGTGCCATTAACGCTTCTGTTCGCTACTCGTTCTAA
- a CDS encoding DUF6516 family protein has translation MNPLIEKYFDEAEVCLIANRNVSSYMLIRREIAAADGKLRAKVSLYDNSMLEFFLYVKETEKKIQLEKYSFHWQDAQGKLRRRWDNAPHHPALDNAPHHLHLADGSPKPADDMPDLPYILDQVEDLSQKTFSSGEHFKE, from the coding sequence ATGAATCCGCTGATTGAAAAATATTTTGACGAAGCGGAAGTCTGCCTGATCGCAAACCGAAATGTTTCCTCGTACATGCTCATCCGCCGAGAAATTGCAGCAGCAGACGGCAAGTTGCGGGCAAAGGTCAGCTTATATGATAACTCCATGCTGGAGTTTTTTCTCTACGTCAAAGAGACCGAAAAAAAAATCCAGCTGGAAAAATACAGTTTTCATTGGCAGGACGCCCAAGGGAAACTCAGAAGACGCTGGGACAACGCACCGCATCACCCTGCCCTTGATAATGCTCCGCATCATCTGCATCTTGCGGACGGATCTCCGAAGCCAGCCGACGATATGCCGGACCTCCCCTATATTCTTGATCAAGTCGAAGATCTTTCGCAAAAAACGTTTTCATCAGGAGAACATTTCAAGGAATAA
- a CDS encoding lipocalin family protein — MKKLILSIWSLLLTGCLGYPTSVKPVTDFELNKYLGKWYEIARLDHSFERGLEKVSAEYSLSEDGGVKVKNIGFSTKKNKWNEAIGKAFFVRESDEGYLKVSFFGPFYGSYVIFELDKENYQYAFIASSNTSYLWFLSRTPTVSAELKAQFKKRAEELNFNTQELIWVNQE, encoded by the coding sequence ATGAAAAAACTCATACTGAGCATTTGGTCGTTACTTCTGACAGGATGTCTGGGATATCCCACATCCGTTAAACCAGTCACGGACTTTGAACTCAATAAATATTTAGGCAAGTGGTACGAGATTGCGAGACTTGATCATTCTTTCGAACGGGGTCTTGAGAAAGTATCAGCGGAATACTCGCTAAGTGAAGACGGCGGAGTAAAAGTGAAAAACATCGGATTTTCGACTAAGAAAAACAAATGGAATGAAGCGATCGGCAAAGCCTTTTTTGTTCGTGAATCAGATGAAGGTTATTTAAAAGTTTCTTTTTTCGGTCCTTTTTACGGCTCTTACGTAATATTTGAATTAGATAAAGAGAATTATCAATATGCCTTCATTGCAAGCTCCAACACCTCATACCTTTGGTTTCTATCAAGGACTCCAACCGTGAGTGCTGAATTGAAAGCACAATTCAAAAAGAGAGCGGAAGAATTGAATTTTAACACACAGGAATTAATCTGGGTGAACCAAGAGTAA